Genomic DNA from Filimonas effusa:
TGGGACTGCCGGCTCTGATGGCTTCAATGAGCACTGGAATGTGCAATCCCAATGGAACCTTCAGGTTAAGAAGGGAAGAGGTAACAGGCACCGTTAAAATATTTCCTTTGAAAAAGGATAAGGAAGTATATGGTGCCATCATCACCGGGGAACATGTATTCTATGTTACTCAAAATGGAGAGAAAGAATTCCTGGATGGGCATGCGCTTTTTGCTAACGTATGGCGCAAACAAAATGGCAGATGGCAAATGGCTAGGGTATTCAGTTACGATCACGGCCCTGCAACAAAACCTTCATCCAGGTAGAAAAACAATTTATTTAACGCGGCCCTGCAGGAGTAACCGCACAACAGGTCTATGCGAGACGCCTGGCAATAGGCTCTGAAGCTTCAAGACAGGAAACCACCAGGTGGTTCTTGGGGCTACAGGAAGTAAAACATTAAGCCTTGCCCTTAAAGAACTCATGGCAGGAACAGCGCAGGTTCATCGCGGTGTTCCCGCCAAATTCTATTTAAACGAAGTCCTGAACTCCAGCGGCGAAAGGCTGGTTTTTGCCTTAAATAGTTTGTTGAACGACTGCGGATGTTCGAAGCCCAGTTCATAGGCTATTTCCGAAACCGATAGATCAGTGGTGGAAAGCCGTTCCTTGGCTTTTTCTATCAGCTTTTCGTGGATGTATTGCCGGGTGCTTAATCCTGTTAATGTCTTTAGCAAACTACGGAGATAACTTTGTGACGTATTAAGGCGTTCAGAAATATACTGCACTGTTGGCAAACCCTTCTTGAGTAGATCTTCATCATCAAAATACTTTCTCATCACATCTTCCAACCGGTCCAGTACCTGGTGACTACTCTTCCTCCGGGTAAGAAACTGCCTTTGATAGAAGCGCTCTGCATAGTTCAGCAGTGTTTCTAAATGGGAAATAATAATGTCCTGGCTAAATCTATCAATATTCGCCTGGTATTCTGACTTTATATTTTGAATGATCCCATTGATGATATTTTCTTCCTTTTCAGAAAGAAATAGCGCTTCATTGGTCGAATAGCCAAAGTAATCATACTTCCTGATGTTTTTTGCCAATGAAGTATTCCAAAAAAAATCAGGATGGATAAATAGCATCCATCCATCAAGCTCTTCAGGCATACCATTTTCTTCTCCACGTAAAATTTGTCCCGGCGACATAAAAGCCATTAAACCTTCGTCAAAATCATATTGCTGTTGTCCATAGATCAGCTTATTACAGCCCCGCTTCATCGTAATCACATAAAAGTCAAATAGAACGGCGTTAATACCGGACTCATTTTGCTGCCCTTTCAAGTCGATAACGCTGATGAGCGGATGCTCAGGCTTGGGGAGCCCTGCAAGCCGGTGGGCTTCAGTGATGGATTTTATCCTGTAAGCAGCCATCATTAAATAGCATTTTTTATAAACGGATACTTTAACCAGATCATGACGAACGGCAATACCAGGAACGGAATTTCTATCAATACCATTTT
This window encodes:
- a CDS encoding helix-turn-helix domain-containing protein, with amino-acid sequence MAAYRIKSITEAHRLAGLPKPEHPLISVIDLKGQQNESGINAVLFDFYVITMKRGCNKLIYGQQQYDFDEGLMAFMSPGQILRGEENGMPEELDGWMLFIHPDFFWNTSLAKNIRKYDYFGYSTNEALFLSEKEENIINGIIQNIKSEYQANIDRFSQDIIISHLETLLNYAERFYQRQFLTRRKSSHQVLDRLEDVMRKYFDDEDLLKKGLPTVQYISERLNTSQSYLRSLLKTLTGLSTRQYIHEKLIEKAKERLSTTDLSVSEIAYELGFEHPQSFNKLFKAKTSLSPLEFRTSFK
- a CDS encoding nuclear transport factor 2 family protein; the encoded protein is MKKHAPLLHCLLFSLFLAPVLDAFAQETDAEVTAAIKQQDSLFWRAYNSCDTIAMAALFSEDVEFYHDKGGLTLGLPALMASMSTGMCNPNGTFRLRREEVTGTVKIFPLKKDKEVYGAIITGEHVFYVTQNGEKEFLDGHALFANVWRKQNGRWQMARVFSYDHGPATKPSSR